TGAATTTCATTGCTAGACCTGTGGTACCTGCAAAGTCAGAACTATCTGATGACAAAACGGTTGTCGATAATCTAGGTctattataatctataatatttatcagtataaaaaaaatgtttaggtCATATGTCATCCAATGGGTTTGACATATTACTAGTTAATAGTTTTGGTTCTGATAAGAGCTTGAGAGGGCTTTCCTTCAATCAATGCAATAATGTCCCACATTCCTTATTTATCTATACTGTTTTCATTGGTGAGGTGAATTTATAAGCACTGTGTTTCACAcacttcatttatttaaacactgACACtatacttaactaacttataagataattaattattcagTAAAACATAACTAACTTTTATattctattcaaatttataatttatccaAACCCACCGCTTGgttttctattttgttccaTTCACTATTGGTATGTATTACTcctcgtttatatatccaaaactattttctcaagaattctagaaaataaaaaaaaaacatattaataaaGACATTCCGATAAATTAGTTAGTATGTGGTATTGTGATGTTGACATTCTTCAAATgtataatgaaacaaatattgagCATTCCATGGTGAGTGATTGGGCATATAGGAATAGAAacttttagaataaaattataatgagaTAGTGCCCCTTCACACTAGTGTGGTGCAGTAAGAGAGTATTTAAATAAGGATTAATGTGGTAGATAAGATTGAGTGAGCTTGGAGATAAACTTACAGTTACAATGAATTGgtataaaacaaaattcttaCGTGTAGTCTTGTGTCTGTATTTATCCACTGTTCATAGTTGCATCATGATAATGCATCTTGGCACATTGCGGCACAGAGGGTGATTTTGTTACATAGAAATAATGTGACAGTTATTGAAGATTGACCCTATTCACCTTTTGGACTATGTGTGATTTCTGGTTATTCTTTTATACAAGGAAATATTTACGAGAGAGACGTTTCTCAATAGAGGATGAGGAAGATGGAGAAGTTGATCAATTCCTTTTTTAGAATATTCCGAAAGATAACTGGCCTCAAGCCTGGAAAGTACATTGAGATAGGTGATGTTTCCATGGAAATcagtgaaataattttttttattcaaaaggtcaaaaaatttgatagaaacaCCGTCTCTATTCTAAAAGGTCCTTTATCTACACTACAACAGCTAATTAAAGtgaaaatcaaattgaattttagtaaatttctGTTGATACTACTTCTTATATTTGCAAGTGAGATCCATTATCTTTTTAACTTTGCTTCATATATCACAAAATTCTTCAGTAATACGtcgtattttgtatttattttaggaaacaaatcaaatcaaatagaACTTCTGTATAGTTATATTTCACATAATGTGAAttgagtttttgtttatattagaaaataaactcCTTTTTAATTATATCTACTCTACCTACTCGTATACTCCTCAGTAATTTTCATCctcattttattctttttttcgCAGTTGTGCTGTAGCTAAGCTAAAATGGAAAGTAGCCAACCGGTGCTCCACTACATCAAAACCATCCTCAACCATTTGGAGCTCAGCTTAGAGCTTCAACCATCAAGgctttccatagataagtcccagtTCTTATCTTCAATACAGATGAATTATCATGATTTATAAGTTATCTTTTCTTGAAAACGCAGTTGATGAGAATTTTGGTACTTCTTAATAAATCTTACATTTGCTGGAaccttttttattgttcacatccagcattaaatattaatatggaCAATAATATTTGTAGATAATTAATGGATTCAGTTTTTATGAATTCAATTCATGTACAGAGtggagtttttttttatatatctcaaatttATTGAAGTAGGTCGCAACAATTTTGAATCCAACTAAAACGGGAACATTTCTATGACAACATCAACAATTCCGAGAAACTTCGCTCATAATCGAATAAATACAAGCAACCGATTTTCTTGGGGATCTCTTATTTGAACCTTCTTAAGTCACCTactcaaaagaaaaatttcagcTTATGGATACTCTGTCTAACTGAAATAAGAAGGTACAAAGATTAGCTAGTTTTGATTGATTCCCGAGCGTGTGTGTTTATTCTAGTAAGATTGTCCAATAGTCCAATCCCTGATATTACAAAAGAGGGTTAACCACAGAAAAGAGTTTATTTCCGAAATCAAAAGACTCCGGAGAAAGATTTTCTGGCGTCGAGGATGCAAAAAGTGGACAGTCTCGCAAACACACTATGTGCTATAACAATAGCTTGTGCTATGAACGATCAGAACTCAGGGGTAAACGGAGGCGACGTAACCTTTTCGTGGCGCCGTATATTTTCACTAGGAAGAAATCAATACAAACCAGGTAAGGATAGCTTGAGTTAGTTTGGGTTAGATTGGGTTGAGAAGAGAAGAAAATGAACATGTAAAATgcttcattatttattttacagtattaaattattattgattgatAACATAATTCTAGTAGATTCTATGATAATGTACTAAAGGAGGACGCTCATCGTCATCGTCTCTACGGTGACggtcatcgtcatcatcatcatcgtctctacggTGACGGTCATCATCGTCGTCATCATCTCTACGGTCAGTTAATACACGGTGGCggtcatcgtcatcatcatcatcgtctctacggtgacggtcatcatcatcatcgtctccACGGTGGCgatcatcgtcatcatcatctCTACGGTCATTTAGTCCACGGTGAcggtcatcatcatcatcatcatcgtctctacggtgacggtcatcgtcatcatcatcatcgtctctacggtgacggtcatcgtcatcatcatcatcgtctctacggTGACGGTCATCGTCGTCATCATCTCTACGGTCAGTTAGGTTACGATCATCTCCTCTATCGTGGCGACggtcatcatcatcgtctctacCGTGACGGTCATCGTCGTCATCATCTCTACGGTCAGTAAGTACACGGTGGcggtcatcatcatcatcatcatctctacggtgacggtcatcgtcatcatcatcatcgtctctacggTGGCGatcgtcatcatcatcgtctctacCATGGCGGTCATCATCGTCGTCATCATCTCTACGGTCAGTTAGTCCACGGTGACggtcatcgtcatcatcatcgtccCAACGGTCTCGGtcatcttcttcatcatcatcgtctctacggTGACGATCATCGTCATtatcatcatcgtctctacggtgacggtcatcatcatcgtcatcatctCTACGGTCAGTTAGTCCACGGCGACGCTCATCGTTATCAGCACCGTCCCAATGGTATTGGTCATCGTcaccatcatcatcatcatctctacggtgacggtcatcgtcatcatcatcgtccCAACGGTGTCGGTCATCgtcttcatcatcatcgtctctacggtgacggtcatcgtcatcatcatcatctctACGGTCAGTTAGTACACGGTGGCggtcatcgtcatcatcatcatcgtctctacggTGACGGTCATCGTCATCCTCATCGTCGTCTCTACGGTGACGGTCATCGtcctcatcatcatcatctctacggtgacggtcatcgtcatcatcgtcatcatctCTACGGTCGGTTAGTCCACGGTGACggtcatcgtcatcatcatcgtctctacggtgacggtcatcgtcatcatcatctCTACGGTCAGTTAGGTTACGATCATCTCCTCTATCGTGGCGACggtcatcatcatcgtctctacCGTGACGGTCATCGTCGTCATCATCTCTACGGTCAGTTAGTGCACGGTGACGGTCATCGTCTTCATCATCGTCCCAACGGTGTCGGTCATCgtcttcatcatcatcgtctctacggtgacggtcatcgtcatcatcatcatctctACGGTCAGTTAGTACACGGTGGCggtcatcgtcatcatcatcatcgtctctacggtgacggtcatcgtcatcatcatcatcgtcccTACGGTGAcggtcatcatcatcatcatcgtctccACGGTGGCgatcatcgtcatcatcatctCTACGGTCATTTAGTCCACGGTGAcggtcatcatcatcatcatcatcatcatcatcgtctctacggtgacggtcatcgtcatcatcatcatcgtctctacggtgacggtcatcgtcatcatcatcatcgtctctacggTGACGGTCATCGTCGTCATCATCTCTACGGTCAGTTAGGTTACGATCATCTCCTCTATCGTGGCGACggtcatcatcatcgtctctacCGTGACGGTCATCGTCGTCATCATCTCTACGGTCAGTTAGTACACGGTGGcggtcatcatcatcatcatcatctctacggtgacggtcatcgtcatcatcatcatcgtctctacggTGGCGatcgtcatcatcatcgtctctacCATGGCGGTCATCATCGTCGTCATCATCTCTACGGTCAGTTAGTCCACGGTGACggtcatcgtcatcatcatcgtccCAACGGTCTCGGTCATCgtcttcatcatcatcgtctctacggTGACGATCATCGTCATtatcatcatcgtctctacggtgacggtcatcatcatcgtcatcatctCTACGGTCAGTTAGTCCACGGCGACGCTCATTGTTATCAGGACCATCCCAATGGTATTGGTCATCGTCACcatcatcatcgtctctacggtgtctatcgtcatcatcatcatcatcatctctACGGTCAGTTAGTACCCGGTGGCggtcatcgtcatcatcatcatcgtgtctacggtgacggtcatcgtcatcatcatctCTACCGTGGCGATCGTCATCATCATCCTCTCTACCGTGACGgtcgtcgtcgtcgtcatcTCTACGGTCACTTAATCTGTGGTGACgatcgtcatcatcatcatcgtcccTACCATGGCGATCGTCATCGTCATCCCAATGATCTCTGTTCAACTATATggtagataaaaatgaaattattctcGACTCATGTCTATcgatatttgataatttataatgctaatatatttcaatatatcacatttataataatacTCTCTAGATACtaagatgtttgtcctatgtagACAGTGTCACAAATAGTACAAGtcacttgatatataatttttctttccttgtttttcgatgttttagAATTTAGTTCAGTGAATATTTGGATAGTGTATTATATCCTTCATGATTCATATTAATATCATAATTATCGGAATAATGCAATAAATCTTGGGGTATTTCTGTTCTGTTCTGATGTTTTGTTACTGTTTTGTTTCCTGATTGATCATAGTATCTGTTTATCTATAAATGAGCAGATTGTCAGCGtcaattatattttgatgaagactggAAATAGTTGAAATGTCAAAACTTTCATCTAacttccaaaaactattaaaaaaaactaattttataacagaaaacaCCTAAAAACGAGACAAGAAAGGGAGAAAGAGAGATTTATCTGTTTTTCTAATCattctaattaaatatatatttataatttaatggaTAAAAGACAAAAAACTTACATTCACGCTAAATGTCTTCCCTTGTTCATCGCTCACAACTGATTTTTCGCTGAAAAGTTaatataagtatataagaaaaatcatcaaaaccATATCTTTAGATTAGTTCTCTCCTGATATAAGTGTGAGAAATGTTTTCCAggagttttttataaatttttcacaaaatactcaagttttcattatttcaaacgTTATGTGAATACGATTCCAAGTAAATCATCATATTTGTCCACGAATTTcgcaattataataaaactatcgCAAGTTTGCAATGGTACCTGTGATAGAAATAGAGTTAAGAAATAATTGGAGGCGAAGACTAGATTAAATAACCCCCAACAATTAAAGAAAAGTCGTCGGAAGAAGTgatagaaaaaatcaattacatctaccaacaaaaaattaaaagagcGATATCCCTATCAGTTTTTAGAAATTTGAGGAGcgttaaattttttctattcccaTATTCCTCATTACAAAATTTCCAtctattatacaaatatatatatatatatatatatatatatatatatatatatatatatatatatatatatatatatatatatcagaatGATTACTTACTCGTTTCTGATTGATCTACTGTAGGCACTGTTATACAGTGCACATACAAGTAGAGCTGCAAATGCTAGTTTGATGTACATGCTTGCCATACTACGATTTGTTTCCAGAATCGGCTGTTATTTATACTAGTCACAATGATCCTTATCTCACACTTAGTTGATGGACTCGACAATACGataatcaattaatatattcaaaaatgttatcTAGTTAGTATAAGCACCtcaaaataattaagtttttaaaatcATTCAATAGATTTGGAGTAGTGCTTGGAACAAATTATCATATTTGGTATAATACACGTGAGTCtgttgaaattaatttagaatGATTGAGTAcagaagaaattattgatattaatgaaaGAATAAATCATGGAAGGTAGACAAATGCCATCAAGTAATGAAAATTGAGATGTGCTAATCGGTTCTTGTGtgaactaaatttattttgcCTCTTTTAAAACGTATTTCCCCGATTTGAGCCTATTAGAATGGAATTCGAACTTATTACTAATCAACCTTGAAAGTATGAActcaattaatataattttggcATAGGAAAATAGAAAGGTGATCATTTAGTTACTATTCACCATCCATGGTTTGTACGACACCGAACTAGTACTACATAATGTTTCAACTATTTTCCTGGTAAATCCACTTCACTTCTTCTATGACTTTCGTCATTTCCTTTTCGTTACATAGTTCTCGCTATATGTCGAAATGAATTCAACTGTTGTTTTTTCGGTTTATCAATCGTCTATATTTGCCCTGTGTTTTTTTGAGAATTCGTTTctgattttgtaatttttcatgttaattcaataatatcacTCATCTATTCTGTTATTATCAACTCAACGGCTTATCACACACATTCACATTGAAGTAGAGTATTTGCACCCTATCTCAAATAGTACAATGCGAATAAGCTTGTTTACAAGCGTTATGCATGTTATACCGGGCTCATGATAAATATGTTCGTAATTGTGGTAGTAGTAGTTGCAGTTTCAGTTTCTTCTCCTGTTTCTAAACATAAACGTTAACTGACTAAAATAATACTGAGGTGAGGCTGAGAACAAAACGTCAAGAGATTTAGGCAATGATTTTCTTTGCAAAAATAATTCTTGTGATAGTTGTTGTGGAAACACTGATAACTACagcaaatttcaattaaattttatatgcatgattaaataaaaactaagcTATCTCATTGGATACAATCCAGATTAGAAAAAAAGCGTCAATGAGATAAAGATCTGCTTTCCCATCACGTTAAAAGAGCTAATCTTCTATTTCGTAtctacataaaatatttttaatctgaATTGATTTGACATGATAAACTCAAAACTTTTTGTCATTTGAAATGGATGTAATTTTGATTGTATCCTTCCACACAATGtttagaaatttgtttcaaCTCTATTGGACATTCCACTACTATTGAGGATAAAAGGGATCTAATTgtatttgttatgaaaaaaattagatttctgTTCTTTCAATGGTAAATTTCGTTCTTAGAAAAGTaaatttactttgtttttattcctTTGAAACATTGCATTGATATGAATTGGTTTTGAGCAATGTCATAAATCATGGAAAATAACATCTTTATTATTggcacatttttgaaataaaaacttctGAAAACGGTTTAATAACTTCCAAAAACTGGAAACACATATACCTTAAGAAAATGTCTTGTGGTTCACTACACTGCGGATATACTGAACAATTTGTATACAATAAAACGACTAGACCTTTAAACATTATAACTGATAAGAGACAGTAACAAAATACAGGATTAAGGGCGTTAAAGCGTTGTAAAAAAAACTTCCATATAAGCACGATTAACCAAAGTTGCCCTTGCCAAACTACATCGATCAAGTGACCTGATTGAATGTTGTGGATGTCTAGTACGAAATTTCAGTCATACAGCTCTGGCAATTTTAATCTCCAACTAACAAAAAGGtttccaaatattattgttCTTGGCTATTTAGTTGGTAATATATGTTTGTTATACCATAAAATGTGTACGCACATCGAAACACGTAATTAATTATGTTTACTCTTCAAACGtaaaaattctatttacttCATAATTAGGTGTTAATTTAACTGCGTCTCCTCGTGTTTGTTGCTTTAAATCATAAGACCTTAGTGGTGTATAAGCAAGACTCCTTTAGCTACTCTGCATACTAAGGTACTGGTAGGGATGGAACGGCTCAATTGTATCTGTGTCtttatttcttttctaattATATCTAAAATTATACATTCGTTGATTCTGGATTTATTAACCAGTTCACAACAAATTAAAAGATCTATTTGGATTTTCTGAATACGATTAAGAGCAGTTTCAAGAATGTAAATTTTGAGGAATTTATGATTAATAAAGCTATTAAAGAAATTACCTTTAGTGCACTATGAACAAAACATCAAGTTTCAAGGGATTCGTTCtcaaatttggataaaaaaaattaggaacATCATAAACCCCTACACAGGTACTAAAGAAAGAATGAATTTTACATGCAAATTTGCTGCTATCATAAAATTAGTATGAGAAGAGACTTTTGTGGAGagaaattttgacataaaatcTAAAGACACCACTCAGTAATATAGCAATGTCTGCAACAGATATTCTCATGAAGTCCAAgcttcaaattcaaattatatgcATCAATTTGAACGAACGAGCTAgcttatagaaaatatattgttgGAACAGTTTCTAGGGCGACATGGTATTTGAACACTGCATCtacctaaaaatattaacattaattggAGATTTTTATACTCAACACACTGTTTATGCTATCACTACACCATATCTTACAATTAAACTAACAGACCACCGTTTCATTAACGGTCTTCAGAGACTAAGATGAATTTCATTGCTAGACCTGTGGTACCTGCAAAGTCAGAACTATCTGATGACAAAACGGTTGTCGATAATCTAGGTctattataatctataatatttatcagtataaaaaaaatgtttaggtCATATGTCATCCAATGGGTTTGACATATTACTATTAATAGTTTTGGTTCTGATAAGAGCTTGAGAGGGCTTTCCTTCAATCAATGCAATAATGTCCCACATTCCTTATTTATCTATACTGTTTTCATTGGTGAGGTGAATTTATAAGCACTGTGTTTCACAcacttcatttatttaaacactgACACtatacttaactaacttataagataattaattattcagTAAAACATAACTAACTTTTATATTCTAtgcaaatttataatttatccaAACCCACCGCTTGgttttctattttgttccaTTCACTATTGGTATGTATTACTcctcgtttatatatccaaaactattttctcaagaattctagaaaataaaaaaaaaacatattaataaaGACATTCCGAGAAATTAGTTAGTATGTGGTATTGTGATGTTGACATTCTTCAAATGTATAATGAAACACATATTGAGCATTCCATGGTGAGTGATTGGGCATATAGGAATAGAAacttttagaataaaattataatgagaGAGTGCCCCTTCACACTATTGTAGTGCAGTAAGAGAGTATTTAAATAAGGATTAACGTGTTAGATAAGGTTGAGTGAGCTTGGAGATAAACTTACAGTTACAATGAATTGgtataaaacaaaattcttaCGTGTAGTCTTGTGTCTGTATTTATCCACTGTTCATAGTTGCATCATGATAATGCATCTTGGCACATTGCGGCACAGAGGGTGATTTTGTTACATAGAAATAATGTGACAGTTATTGGAGATTGACCCTATTCACCTTTTGGACTATGTGTGATTTCTGGTTATTCTTTTATACAAGGAAATATCTACGAGAGAGACGTTTCTCAATAGAGGATGAGGAAGATGGAGAAGTTGATCAATTCCTTTTTTAGAATATTCCGAAAGATAACTGGCCTCAAGCCTGGAAAGTACATTGAGATAGGTGATGTTTCCATGGAAATcagtgaaataattttttttattcaaaaggtcaaaaaatttgatagaaacaCCGTCTCTATTCTAAAACGTCCTTTATCTACACTACAACAGCTAATTAAAGtgaaaatcaaattgaattttagtaaatttctGTTGATACTACTTCTTATATTTGCAAGTGAGATCCATTATCTTTTTAACTTTGCTTCATATATCACAAAATTCTTCAGTAATACGtcgtattttgtatttattttaggaaacaaatcaaatcaaatagaACTTGTATAGTTATATTTCACATAATGTGAATTgagtttttgttcatattagaaaataaactcCTTTTTAATTATATCTACTCTACCTACTCGTATACTCCTCAGTAATTTTCATCctcattttattctttttttcgCAGTTGTGCTGTAGCTAAGCTAAAATGGAAAGTAGCCAACCGGTGCTCCACTACATCAAAACCATCCTCAACCATTTGGAGCTCAGCTTAGAGCTTCAAACATCAAGgctttccatagataagtcccagtTCTTATCTTCAATACAGATGAATTATCATGATTTATAAGTTATCTTTTCTTGAAAACGCAGTTGATGAGAATTTTGGTACTTCTTAATAAATCTTACATTTGCTGGAaccttttttattgttcacatccagcattaaatattaatatggaCAATAGTATTGGTAGATAATTAATGGATTCAGTTTTTATGAATTCAATTCATGTACAAAGtggagtttttttttatatatctcaaatttATTGAAGTAGGTCGCAACAATTTTGAATCCAACTAAAACGGGAACATTTCTATGACAACATCAACAATTCCGAGAAACTTCGCTCATAATCGAATAAATACAAGCAACCGATTTTCTTGGGGATCTCTTATTTGAACCTTCTTAAGTCACCTactcaaaagaaaaatttcagcTTATGGATACTCTGTCTAACTGAAATAAGAAGGTACAAAGATTAGCTAGTTTTGATTGATTCCCGAGCTTGAGTAATTATTGTCCAATTGTCCAATCCCTGATATTACAAAAGAGGGTTAACCACAGAAAAGAGTTTATTTCCGAAATCAAAAGACTCCGGAGAAAGATTTTCTGGCGTCGAGGATGCAAAAAGTGGACAGTCTCGCAAACACACTATGTGCTATAACAATAGCTTGTGCTATGAACGATCAGAACTCAGGGGTAAACGGAGGCGACGTAACCTTTTCGTGGCGCCGTATATTTTCACTAGGAAGAAATCAATACAAACCAGGTAAGGATAGCTTGAGTTAGTTTGGGTTAGATTGGGTTGAGAAGAGAAGAAAATGAACATGTAAAATgcttcattatttattttacagtattaaattattattgattgatAACATAATTCTAGTAGATTCTATGATAATGTACTAAAGGAGGACGCTCATCGTCATCGTCTCTACGGTGACGGTCATCgtcttcatcatcatcgtctctacggTGACGATCATCGTCATtatcatcatcgtctctacggtgacggtcatcatcatcgtcatcatctCTACGGTCAGTTAGTCCACGGCGACGCTCATCGTTATCAGCACCGTCCCAATGGTATTGGTCATCGTcaccatcatcatcatcatctctacggtgacggtcatcgtcatcatcatcgtccCAACGGTGTCGGTCATCgtcttcatcatcatcgtctctacggtgacggtcatcgtcatcatcatcatctctACGGTCAGTTAGTACACGGTGGCggtcatcgtcatcatcatcatcgtctctacggTGACGGTCATCGTCATCCTCATCGTCGTCTCTACGGTGACGGTCATCGtcctcatcatcatcatctctacggtgacggtcatcgtcatcatcgtcatcatctCTACGGTCGGTTAGTCCACGGTGACggtcatcgtcatcatcatcgtctctacggtgacggtcatcgtcatcatcatctCTACGGTCAGTTAGGTTACGATCATCTCCTCTATCGTGGCGACggtcatcatcatcgtctctacCGTGACGGTCATCGTCGTCATCATCTCTACGGTCAGTTAGTGCACGGTGACGGTCATCGTCTTCATCATCGTCCCAACGGTGTCGGTCATCgtcttcatcatcatcgtctctacggtgacggtcatcgtcatcatcatcatctctACGGTCAGTTAGTACACGGTGGCggtcatcgtcatcatcatcatcgtctctacggtgacggtcatcgtcatcatcatcatcgtcccTACGGTGAcggtcatcatcatcatcatcgtctccACGGTGGCgatcatcgtcatcatcatctCTACGGTCATTTAG
This DNA window, taken from Diorhabda sublineata isolate icDioSubl1.1 chromosome 4, icDioSubl1.1, whole genome shotgun sequence, encodes the following:
- the LOC130443044 gene encoding protein starmaker-like, whose product is MASMYIKLAFAALLVCALYNSAYSRSIRNDEKSVVSDEQGKTFSVNLNRDHWDDDDDRHGRDDDDDDDRHHRLSDRRDDDDDDRHGREDDDDDRHGRDDDDDDRHRRHDDDDDDDRHRVLTDRRDDDDDDDDRHRRDDDDGDDDQYHWDGPDNNERRRGLTDRRDDDDDDDRHRRDDDDNDDDRHRRDDDDEDDDRDRWDDDDDDDRHRGLTDRRDDDDDDDRHGRDDDDDDRHRRDDDDDDDDRHRRDDDDDDDRHRVLTDRRDDDDDDRHGRDDDDDRRHDRGDDRNLTDRRDDDDDDRHRRDDDDDDDDRHRRDDDDDDDDRHRRDDDDDDDDDDDRHRGLNDRRDDDDDDRHRGDDDDDDDRHRRDDDDDDDDRHRRDDDDDDDDRHRVLTDRRDDDDDDDRHRRDDDDEDDDRHRWDDDEDDDRHRALTDRRDDDDDDRHGRDDDDDRRHDRGDDRNLTDRRDDDDDDRHRRDDDDDDDRHRGLTDRRDDDDDDDDRHRRDDDDEDDDRHRRDDDEDDDDRHRRDDDDDDDDRHRVLTDRRDDDDDDDRHRRDDDDEDDDRHRWDDDDDDDRHRRDDDDDGDDDQYHWDGADNDERRRGLTDRRDDDDDDDRHRRDDDDNDDDRHRRDDDDEEDDRDRWDDDDDDDRHRGLTDRRDDDDDDDRHGRDDDDDDRHRRDDDDDDDDRHRRDDDDDDDRHRVLTDRRDDDDDDRHGRDDDDDRRHDRGDDRNLTDRRDDDDDDRHRRDDDDDDDDRHRRDDDDDDDDRHRRDDDDDDDDRHRGLNDRRDDDDDDRHRGDDDDDDRHRRDDDDDDDDRHRVLTDRRDDDDDDDRHRRDDDDDDDDRHRRDDDDERPPLVHYHRIY